From Pseudanabaena sp. PCC 6802, one genomic window encodes:
- a CDS encoding phage tail tape measure protein, whose product MAQDLQILITAKADQALKTFRQTSGALFELVANSKAFQESVGFADEQLKSFNAVLVETAALTVGYAKLPGIFLDIYEVVTTAATVFTNLNDSVNTVKQGLEEFGGITIPTFETIRKEAFGAFKEFDNARAKVGTLTNEADALASQMQRLAGETKNQYSSTILLNSSYDVLSAGFSKTADVSAILASSVKLAKAGFTDLGVASDAVTTILNAYGKDASEAAAIANELIQTQNLGKITVDQYGRSIGQVATIAAQAGVGLTELNAVISVATTKGLGASETITGLRQAISAILTPSSQAVEQAKALGIQFDSAALKSKGLAGVLRDIADKGGATPEVLNKLFGSVEAVSAILPATANNMADFQKAIVSLKTETGALDKAFNSVTGSVDNQLQSFQNRFRETFIGIGRDASEWVKTLLFAGKQVLGVFEILNPVQQVAAFQGLDGAIGGVINTIKELIATVVRLAAGVAGVFIAEKLIAGYDATFKVLNVTLDLTSARTAILTGLQTAQAVAVQALSAVMGLLTGTTTAYSLSLDLAAIKAGVLAGAQAALGAAMTFLNTILVYQIKSIGIFVTGIAETASIVAVIAQKMLTAVGSVKLFGEGLGIAGLIAKAFTATAAFLAKEVLPVLSNVLAAVVKHLKTFVPALLQSAATVAIFYGSFEAGRSIIDTFLQGLDQLVGIKIFDEFSKSLDAAIAATGVSVEKGRESFKLFGITIYENGSAVDLFNDSVDALAKGMNRAKNPIDQIATAFINWKNLAEGAADASDRFGDQIAKNTGKTAQITKAQAEAQAQQIKFSETFDALSISLNRGQAILGKYGLVTLEAGEAAKLGANGIAAFRKEAETQIASLNAQIESLRKVKTADAELQAQIDATIRLLEGQKATFQGRIVFLEEDAKKTAQAATAQKQATKTLEELTEAYKKNTDGITRRITEQSVLIKESQAKGATSAKEAQAELLRIEEEGFRDRIKLAELQIPVLRAKLVGETDKEKIKKVNDEILAVEKAGFDARKSLAESQIKQREEGEKKALAAVEEANNRAEAIVKITAANQIAAIKEQGLAREVEAKRITEIEKNASIARVQAIKDEIAAVQAAQAAGKLSPEEGQKKLISLNDELATANLQRIEKVRAAEDALRAQVVAGLEEQGRVAKLQGDARIAAQDKILTSLRSSAELLSAQSGLEEAQGNLAKSRLENQLKITEALGLQRESQQLKLQIQQQEAINEERVFAAKLKELDITQQLKVAELERQKIQDDIALKQERLNLLKLQQKPGVTAGELDLQKQVVSAAEEKLRLDDESIARTNQLNELQKQTVLTQQQQTRETRQTATAADVLKEVFGGINANANQTTTNIGAIAQSFGNVNAQIPILNTGLTNASVSASTLNDSLKSTPEVVRLTDGSIVSVNQKLGDSIRTVDDLNKKFGATSEVIKLSDGTITNLNAQLDKSSDFSEELNKELDLAAMLGKATGDNIATGFEKAVTAADLLNQAIAGMVENTKALLSQALAVKAAFANGATRFQGSATGLGGNIQTEAKAADGIIGSSPGQTVAQQQAVAASQGLTNEFEKAAFIFKARAEELSKAGLSSTEKINIGGAEFDYKEAAQLFGEAASTALNGQVAEFAKSVLGQRIAVAQTGQTVAGSTLEEILKNTEELKRQKLVGGFASGTRGKPIKSGIALVGERGPELINVTDRGTHVLSNPESAKFVGAFAQGTGGLKDFVQASLINTMSGLNEILSKEFGKGSGLSFNAANQISNAKLGVELIRNAVGEIAQELSQGNLETARALANKAQKSAEKGDQGIYRNLVVDAKTLLAGLFSSQIYQSDLGNLGRSAPNFRVQSPTSTNSSSSTTIQSLNISAPDPTGEAVRFLHENSRQQMRLARL is encoded by the coding sequence ATGGCTCAGGATCTGCAAATCCTCATAACCGCTAAAGCCGATCAAGCGCTAAAGACTTTTCGGCAGACTAGCGGCGCTTTGTTTGAATTGGTTGCCAATAGCAAGGCTTTCCAGGAAAGCGTTGGATTTGCAGACGAGCAGTTAAAGAGTTTCAATGCGGTTCTGGTAGAAACCGCTGCTTTAACAGTTGGTTACGCCAAATTGCCCGGCATATTCTTGGATATCTACGAAGTCGTCACTACGGCAGCTACTGTATTTACCAACCTAAACGATAGCGTCAATACAGTAAAACAAGGATTAGAAGAATTTGGCGGGATTACTATCCCGACCTTTGAGACGATCAGAAAAGAGGCGTTTGGCGCTTTCAAGGAATTTGACAACGCTCGCGCCAAGGTGGGGACGCTGACCAACGAAGCAGATGCGTTAGCCAGTCAGATGCAGCGACTGGCAGGCGAGACAAAAAATCAGTATTCCTCGACCATCTTACTAAATAGTTCTTATGACGTACTTTCTGCGGGTTTCAGTAAAACTGCAGATGTTTCGGCGATCCTCGCTAGCTCCGTAAAGCTAGCCAAAGCTGGGTTTACCGACCTGGGAGTTGCGTCCGATGCTGTAACCACAATCCTGAACGCCTACGGCAAAGATGCCAGCGAAGCGGCGGCGATCGCCAACGAACTGATCCAAACCCAAAATTTAGGGAAGATTACGGTCGATCAGTACGGGCGCTCGATCGGGCAGGTTGCCACGATTGCCGCGCAGGCGGGCGTGGGACTCACCGAACTCAATGCCGTAATTTCGGTTGCCACAACCAAGGGGCTTGGCGCTAGCGAAACGATCACGGGTCTTCGTCAGGCAATCTCGGCAATCCTTACCCCTTCGTCGCAGGCGGTAGAGCAAGCGAAAGCTTTAGGTATCCAATTCGACTCCGCCGCTCTCAAATCCAAGGGGCTGGCTGGCGTGTTAAGGGATATCGCCGATAAGGGTGGTGCAACCCCGGAAGTCCTCAATAAATTATTTGGTTCGGTCGAGGCGGTTTCCGCTATCCTGCCAGCCACCGCCAACAATATGGCGGATTTCCAAAAGGCGATCGTGTCGCTCAAAACGGAAACAGGAGCGCTGGATAAGGCTTTTAATTCGGTTACCGGGAGTGTCGACAACCAGCTCCAGTCTTTTCAAAATCGCTTTAGGGAGACTTTTATTGGAATTGGCCGAGATGCCTCAGAATGGGTGAAGACGCTGCTTTTTGCGGGCAAGCAGGTTTTAGGCGTTTTCGAGATTTTGAATCCCGTTCAACAAGTTGCTGCTTTCCAGGGCCTTGATGGCGCGATTGGCGGCGTAATTAATACCATTAAGGAATTGATTGCCACAGTGGTCAGGCTGGCGGCGGGGGTAGCTGGAGTATTTATAGCCGAAAAACTGATCGCTGGCTATGACGCGACGTTTAAGGTGCTAAACGTTACGCTCGATCTAACCAGCGCCAGGACAGCAATTCTTACCGGATTGCAAACAGCGCAGGCGGTTGCAGTGCAAGCGTTAAGTGCGGTCATGGGTCTATTGACGGGCACGACTACGGCATACAGCTTGAGTCTGGATCTGGCTGCTATAAAGGCTGGCGTTCTGGCGGGTGCGCAGGCGGCTCTGGGCGCGGCAATGACTTTCCTAAATACAATTCTCGTTTATCAAATCAAAAGCATTGGAATCTTTGTAACGGGAATAGCTGAAACAGCTTCGATTGTTGCGGTTATTGCTCAAAAAATGCTGACCGCGGTAGGGTCTGTCAAGCTATTTGGTGAAGGCTTGGGAATTGCTGGCCTGATTGCCAAGGCATTTACCGCAACTGCCGCATTTCTGGCAAAGGAAGTGCTGCCCGTCCTTTCTAATGTTTTGGCTGCGGTGGTTAAGCATCTCAAGACATTTGTTCCAGCTTTGCTTCAATCTGCGGCCACGGTCGCGATCTTCTACGGCTCCTTTGAAGCAGGTCGCAGCATCATCGACACGTTCCTGCAAGGGCTAGACCAACTTGTAGGTATCAAGATCTTCGACGAATTCAGTAAAAGCTTAGATGCGGCGATCGCGGCGACGGGGGTAAGTGTCGAAAAGGGAAGAGAATCGTTCAAGCTTTTTGGTATTACGATTTACGAAAATGGCAGCGCCGTAGATTTATTTAATGATTCGGTTGATGCCCTGGCTAAGGGCATGAATCGTGCCAAGAACCCGATAGATCAAATTGCTACAGCATTTATTAACTGGAAAAATCTTGCCGAGGGTGCTGCCGATGCTAGCGATCGCTTCGGCGATCAGATTGCCAAAAATACTGGTAAGACCGCGCAGATTACTAAAGCGCAAGCGGAAGCACAAGCGCAGCAAATTAAATTCTCGGAAACATTCGATGCGCTCAGTATCTCCCTTAATCGCGGACAGGCAATCCTGGGCAAATATGGACTGGTGACCCTGGAGGCAGGAGAGGCCGCCAAGCTGGGAGCTAATGGCATCGCCGCGTTCCGCAAGGAGGCCGAAACCCAGATAGCCAGCCTCAACGCTCAAATAGAATCCCTTCGCAAAGTCAAAACCGCCGATGCCGAACTACAGGCGCAGATAGATGCAACGATTCGCTTACTGGAAGGGCAAAAGGCGACTTTCCAAGGCCGCATTGTTTTCCTGGAGGAAGACGCGAAAAAGACCGCACAGGCCGCAACTGCGCAAAAGCAGGCGACTAAAACTCTCGAAGAGCTTACCGAAGCCTACAAAAAAAATACGGATGGGATTACGCGGCGCATTACCGAGCAATCCGTACTGATTAAGGAATCGCAAGCTAAAGGCGCGACCTCAGCCAAGGAAGCACAGGCAGAGTTACTCAGGATTGAGGAAGAGGGATTCCGCGATCGCATCAAGCTAGCGGAACTTCAAATACCAGTACTGCGTGCCAAGCTGGTAGGTGAAACCGATAAGGAGAAAATCAAAAAGGTCAACGACGAAATTTTGGCGGTTGAAAAGGCGGGTTTTGATGCCCGCAAATCCCTGGCTGAGTCTCAAATCAAGCAAAGGGAAGAAGGTGAAAAGAAAGCTTTAGCCGCAGTTGAGGAGGCTAATAATAGGGCTGAGGCGATAGTAAAAATTACAGCCGCGAATCAGATTGCCGCGATTAAAGAGCAGGGCCTAGCGCGTGAAGTCGAGGCGAAGCGCATTACAGAGATCGAAAAAAATGCCTCGATCGCTCGCGTTCAGGCAATCAAAGACGAGATTGCCGCAGTCCAGGCAGCCCAAGCGGCAGGCAAGCTATCGCCTGAGGAAGGGCAGAAAAAGCTAATCTCGCTAAACGACGAACTGGCCACCGCTAACCTCCAACGCATTGAAAAAGTGCGAGCTGCTGAAGACGCGCTGAGAGCGCAGGTAGTCGCGGGATTAGAGGAACAAGGGCGCGTTGCCAAGCTGCAAGGCGATGCTCGTATCGCCGCGCAGGACAAAATTCTCACGAGTTTGAGGAGTAGCGCCGAACTTCTGAGCGCTCAATCGGGACTGGAAGAAGCGCAGGGCAACCTCGCCAAATCCCGCCTGGAAAATCAACTCAAAATTACCGAAGCACTGGGACTTCAACGCGAGTCCCAGCAGCTCAAACTGCAAATCCAGCAGCAGGAGGCCATCAACGAAGAACGAGTTTTTGCTGCCAAGCTCAAAGAGCTGGATATTACTCAGCAACTCAAAGTAGCAGAGTTGGAAAGGCAAAAGATTCAGGATGATATCGCGCTGAAACAGGAGCGCCTGAACCTGCTCAAACTCCAACAAAAGCCAGGCGTGACGGCTGGCGAGCTGGACTTGCAAAAGCAGGTGGTATCGGCGGCTGAAGAGAAGCTCAGGCTCGATGACGAGAGCATCGCCCGTACCAATCAGCTTAACGAGCTGCAAAAACAGACGGTATTGACCCAGCAGCAGCAAACCCGCGAGACACGCCAGACTGCTACGGCAGCGGACGTGCTAAAAGAAGTGTTTGGCGGCATCAATGCAAACGCAAATCAAACCACGACTAATATCGGGGCGATCGCCCAATCCTTTGGTAATGTCAACGCCCAAATCCCAATCCTCAACACCGGATTAACCAACGCTTCTGTCAGTGCTTCGACGCTGAACGATAGCCTTAAGTCCACGCCCGAAGTCGTAAGGTTAACTGATGGCAGTATCGTTTCCGTCAATCAAAAGCTAGGTGATTCGATTAGGACGGTTGACGATCTCAATAAGAAGTTTGGCGCAACTTCCGAAGTAATCAAGCTCAGTGACGGCACGATTACCAATCTCAACGCCCAACTCGATAAAAGCTCCGATTTTAGCGAGGAACTCAATAAGGAACTCGACCTAGCTGCAATGCTAGGCAAAGCAACAGGGGACAATATCGCCACTGGATTTGAGAAAGCAGTAACCGCTGCCGACCTCTTAAATCAGGCGATCGCTGGCATGGTCGAGAACACAAAGGCGCTTCTCTCCCAAGCGTTGGCGGTCAAAGCGGCGTTTGCCAACGGCGCAACCCGTTTTCAGGGTTCTGCCACTGGACTTGGCGGCAATATTCAGACAGAGGCTAAAGCTGCAGATGGCATTATCGGTAGCTCGCCTGGACAAACAGTCGCTCAACAGCAGGCAGTTGCCGCCTCGCAAGGACTCACCAACGAATTCGAGAAAGCAGCCTTTATCTTTAAAGCTCGTGCCGAAGAGCTTTCCAAGGCAGGGCTATCCAGTACCGAAAAAATCAATATTGGGGGCGCAGAGTTTGACTATAAAGAAGCCGCCCAACTCTTCGGCGAAGCGGCTTCTACCGCCCTCAACGGACAGGTCGCGGAATTTGCCAAATCAGTGCTTGGCCAGCGGATTGCGGTAGCCCAGACCGGACAAACAGTTGCAGGCAGTACGCTAGAAGAGATCCTCAAGAATACCGAGGAACTGAAGCGCCAGAAATTGGTAGGGGGCTTTGCCTCCGGCACTCGCGGTAAGCCGATCAAATCCGGCATCGCCCTAGTAGGCGAGCGCGGCCCCGAGCTTATCAACGTTACGGATCGGGGTACTCACGTCCTTTCTAATCCCGAATCCGCCAAATTTGTTGGCGCTTTCGCGCAGGGTACAGGCGGCCTCAAAGATTTCGTGCAAGCCTCGCTGATTAACACAATGAGTGGCCTCAATGAAATCCTGTCCAAGGAATTCGGCAAAGGTTCTGGGCTTAGCTTCAACGCCGCTAATCAAATCTCTAACGCCAAACTGGGCGTAGAACTCATCCGCAATGCAGTCGGTGAAATCGCCCAAGAACTATCGCAGGGCAATTTGGAGACAGCTCGCGCCCTGGCGAACAAAGCCCAGAAATCCGCAGAAAAAGGCGATCAGGGCATCTACCGCAATCTGGTGGTGGATGCCAAAACGCTGCTGGCAGGACTGTTTAGCTCGCAAATCTACCAGAGCGATCTCGGCAACCTTGGCCGCAGCGCCCCCAACTTCCGCGTACAATCACCGACCTCGACGAATAGTTCCTCCAGTACCACGATCCAAAGTCTCAATATCAGCGCCCCCGACCCCACAGGCGAGGCCGTCAGGTTCCTCCACGAGA
- a CDS encoding Gp37 family protein: protein MASESRLAEIERAILERLAPLASAHNVRIGALDASELARPISKGAVFVNYQSSQSLRPDYNSEMESVIFEVLVKYEDLRQHSKAYPLLEAIRAKLARWAPLEYCNEMQWRGQKFVTQALNESGIWVYSLIFEVIVDAAY from the coding sequence GTGGCTTCTGAATCACGCCTAGCAGAAATCGAACGGGCTATCCTGGAGCGCCTTGCCCCGCTAGCCTCCGCGCATAACGTGCGGATCGGTGCGTTAGACGCTAGCGAGCTGGCCAGACCGATCAGCAAGGGCGCGGTATTCGTGAACTACCAATCCTCTCAAAGCCTGCGCCCTGACTACAACTCGGAAATGGAATCGGTGATCTTTGAGGTGCTGGTGAAGTACGAAGATCTGCGACAGCACTCGAAAGCCTATCCGTTGCTCGAAGCGATTCGAGCGAAGCTGGCGAGATGGGCACCGCTCGAATACTGCAACGAAATGCAGTGGCGCGGGCAAAAGTTTGTCACCCAGGCTCTCAATGAGTCTGGGATTTGGGTTTATTCATTGATTTTTGAGGTGATTGTAGATGCCGCTTACTAA
- a CDS encoding DUF1320 domain-containing protein — protein MGRYATQQDFVDAFGYEEVVQLSNLWDASATEINSANLNRNIADAEAIVDGMIATCPAVAEQMPFADPKPPLLKGYVLDLARRRMDSISAREDVIRRADEAIAQLKLIGACKMSLGLSGATPPVAIETAKGDIQVSEGRGIFAEDFLRGF, from the coding sequence ATGGGTAGATACGCCACTCAACAGGATTTTGTCGATGCCTTCGGTTACGAGGAGGTCGTGCAGCTATCCAATCTTTGGGATGCTTCGGCAACCGAGATCAATAGCGCCAACCTCAATCGCAATATTGCCGACGCGGAAGCAATCGTCGATGGCATGATCGCCACTTGTCCCGCCGTCGCAGAGCAAATGCCGTTTGCCGACCCCAAGCCACCTTTGTTAAAGGGCTATGTTTTGGATCTCGCTAGACGGCGCATGGATTCGATCTCCGCTCGCGAAGACGTGATTCGCAGGGCTGACGAAGCGATCGCTCAGCTAAAGCTAATCGGCGCTTGCAAAATGTCGCTCGGCTTGAGTGGCGCGACACCACCTGTGGCGATCGAGACCGCCAAGGGCGATATCCAGGTTTCCGAGGGCAGGGGAATATTTGCGGAGGATTTTTTGCGTGGCTTCTGA
- a CDS encoding phage capsid protein, producing MAPQAPFEFKPRESGIAIAYRNDDYIADIISPRIIVPQSQFDYREYSIDQAFRIPDTKVGRTSRPNEVEYTSTLKTVSTEDYGLEDPIPYKDVMNQVPGVDLASDAVEALTDDVMRDRELRVATTMSTLATFPTTNRVTLSGTSQFSDFTNSDPVGTITTALDSAPVTFTHLVAGQLAWTKLRTHPKIINALFGNAGVTNGMASQQAVADFFGLKGCVIGKGWYDSSKEGQAAARSYIWGKHVWLLRVDPLANFRKGLSFMMTAQFGKKVAGTREDPDIGLYGGIRVRVGESVKEVVVANLAGYFIQNAVA from the coding sequence TTTAAGCCAAGGGAGTCCGGCATTGCGATCGCGTATCGCAACGACGACTATATCGCCGATATAATTTCGCCGCGCATCATCGTGCCACAGAGCCAGTTTGATTATCGCGAGTACAGTATCGACCAGGCATTCAGGATTCCAGATACGAAGGTGGGCCGCACATCCAGGCCAAACGAGGTCGAGTACACCAGTACTCTGAAAACCGTTTCTACAGAAGATTACGGGCTTGAAGATCCAATTCCTTACAAGGATGTGATGAATCAGGTTCCGGGCGTGGATTTGGCGAGCGACGCAGTAGAAGCCTTGACCGACGATGTGATGCGCGATCGAGAGTTGCGCGTTGCCACAACCATGTCAACGCTTGCCACTTTCCCGACTACCAACCGCGTCACGCTTTCGGGCACTTCACAGTTTTCGGATTTTACCAATAGCGACCCGGTTGGCACGATCACCACGGCGCTTGATTCTGCGCCAGTAACCTTTACGCATTTGGTAGCCGGACAGCTAGCCTGGACAAAGCTGCGCACCCATCCCAAAATCATCAACGCCTTATTCGGCAATGCTGGTGTAACAAATGGCATGGCTTCTCAGCAGGCGGTAGCCGATTTCTTTGGCTTGAAGGGCTGCGTGATTGGTAAAGGCTGGTACGACTCATCGAAAGAAGGTCAAGCCGCTGCACGCAGCTATATTTGGGGCAAGCATGTTTGGCTGCTTCGAGTCGATCCTTTGGCAAATTTCCGCAAGGGACTGTCATTTATGATGACGGCTCAGTTCGGCAAAAAAGTGGCTGGTACCCGCGAAGATCCAGATATCGGCCTCTACGGCGGCATTCGCGTCCGCGTGGGCGAGTCCGTTAAAGAGGTGGTTGTTGCTAATCTGGCTGGTTACTTTATCCAAAATGCTGTTGCTTAG